The Benincasa hispida cultivar B227 chromosome 11, ASM972705v1, whole genome shotgun sequence genome has a segment encoding these proteins:
- the LOC120091144 gene encoding uncharacterized protein LOC120091144: MESIAAAVATVSLEEDDWELCNDDGFVYKRKRRRLDPAEAVAARSSVAQAVDLEAEENRRREGRRKTLLKVRAKYQREMEQWEVLSGNLREMEERTRKLQEQYRRDGEEGTASLLEASSLTVVREKEVSCASMVDDLLSQVEAQEAIIHNVSRFCDIAEALCQTEEDRFKQCLIDLPIWSSPRELMASLCDE, translated from the exons ATGGAGTCAATTGCAGCAGCCGTAGCGACAGTCTCTCTAGAAGAAGACGATTGGGAGCTTTGCAACGATGATGGCTTCGTCTATAAGCGGAAAAGGCGCCGGCTCGACCCAGCGGAAGCCGTCGCAGCTCGCTCGTCGGTGGCTCAGGCCGTGGACCTTGAGGCGGAGGAGAATCGGCGACGAGAGGGCAGGAGGAAGACGTTGTTGAAGGTTAGAGCAAAGTACCAGAGAGAAATGGAGCAGTGGGAGGTTTTGTCGGGCAATTTGCGGGAGATGGAGGAGAGGACTCGGAAGTTGCAGGAACAGTACCGACGGGATGGGGAAGAAGGAACGGCGTCGCTTCTTGAAGCTTCCTCGTTGACTGTAGTTCGGGAGAAGGAGGTTTCTTGCGCGTCAATGGTGGACGATCTTCTCTCTCAG GTGGAAGCTCAGGAAGCCATCATTCACAATGTTTCAAGGTTTTGTGATATAGCTGAAGCATTGTGCCAGACGGAAGAAGACCGATTCAAACAGTGTTTAATCGATCTTCCCATTTGGAGTTCACCTCGCGAGCTCATGGCCTCATTGTGCGACGAGTAA
- the LOC120091142 gene encoding serine/threonine-protein kinase STY13-like isoform X1, translated as MGSGNGFYSTGEFNLDAKWLIDPKHLFVGPKIGEGAHAKVYEGKYKNQIVAIKMVGKGDTPERMARREARFAREVAMLSKVKHKNLVKFIGACKEPMMVIVTELLTGGTLRKYLLNLRPRSLELDVAIGFALDIARAMECLHSHGIIHRDLKPENLILTADHKTVKLADFGLAREESVTEMMTAETGTYRWMAPELYSTVTLKHGDKKHYNHKVDAYSFAIVLWELILNRLPFEGMSNLQAAYAAAFKNMRPSAENLPEDLALIVTSCWREDPNTRPNFSQIIQMLLQSLSRISPRAPVIPPRICASENVVMPPESPGTNSLMAVRHGSGEASHGMIEETPKSSFFCFNKCY; from the exons ATGGGTTCTGGTAATGGGTTTTATTCCACTGGTGAATTCAATTTAGATGCCAAATGGTTGATTGATCCTAAGCATCTTTTTGTTGGGCCAAAGATTGGGGAAGGTGCCCATGCCAAGGTGTATGAGGGAAA ATACAAAAATCAGATTGTGGCTATAAAAATGGTGGGTAAAGGAGATACCCCTGAGAGGATGGCCAGAAGAGAAGCTCGGTTTGCTAGAGAGGTTGCAATGTTGTCCAAAGTGAAACACAAAAACTTGGTGAAG TTTATTGGCGCTTGCAAGGAACCTATGATGGTTATAGTGACTGAATTACTCACAGGTGGCACATTGCGCAAATATCTCTTGAATTTGAGGCCAAGGAGCTTGGAACTTGATGTGGCAATCGGGTTTGCGCTTGATATTGCTCGTGCAATGGAATGTTTACACTCCCATGGAATTATTCACCGTGACCTTAAACCAG AAAACTTGATATTGACTGCAGACCATAAAACAGTTAAGCTTGCTGATTTTGGTTTGGCAAGAGAAGAATCAGTAACAGAGATGATGACTGCAGAAACAGGAACATACAGGTGGATGGCTCCAGAG CTCTATAGCACAGTCACCTTAAAACATGGAGATAAAAAGCATTATAATCATAAAGTTGATGCCTACAGTTTTGCCATTGTATTGTGGGAGCTCATCCTTAACAGGTTGCCTTTCGAAGGCATGTCGAATTTACAGGCGGCATATGCAGCTGCTTTTAAG AACATGAGGCCCAGTGCCGAAAACCTTCCGGAGGACTTAGCTTTAATAGTGACATCATGTTGGAGGGAAGATCCAAATACAAGGCCAAACTTCAGCCAGATTATACAGATGCTATTGCAATCGCTCTCTAGAATATCACCACGAGCACCTGTGATCCCACCTCGGATATGTGCTTCTGAAAATGTCGTGATGCCACCCGAATCTCCCGGTACAAATTCCTTGATGGCTGTCAGACATGGCTCAGGGGAAGCTTCACACGGCATGATCGAAGAAACGCCAAAAAGCTCCTTCTTCTGCTTTAACAAGTGTTACTGA
- the LOC120091142 gene encoding serine/threonine-protein kinase STY13-like isoform X2, translating into MGSGNGFYSTGEFNLDAKWLIDPKHLFVGPKIGEGAHAKVYEGKYKNQIVAIKMVGKGDTPERMARREARFAREVAMLSKVKHKNLFIGACKEPMMVIVTELLTGGTLRKYLLNLRPRSLELDVAIGFALDIARAMECLHSHGIIHRDLKPENLILTADHKTVKLADFGLAREESVTEMMTAETGTYRWMAPELYSTVTLKHGDKKHYNHKVDAYSFAIVLWELILNRLPFEGMSNLQAAYAAAFKNMRPSAENLPEDLALIVTSCWREDPNTRPNFSQIIQMLLQSLSRISPRAPVIPPRICASENVVMPPESPGTNSLMAVRHGSGEASHGMIEETPKSSFFCFNKCY; encoded by the exons ATGGGTTCTGGTAATGGGTTTTATTCCACTGGTGAATTCAATTTAGATGCCAAATGGTTGATTGATCCTAAGCATCTTTTTGTTGGGCCAAAGATTGGGGAAGGTGCCCATGCCAAGGTGTATGAGGGAAA ATACAAAAATCAGATTGTGGCTATAAAAATGGTGGGTAAAGGAGATACCCCTGAGAGGATGGCCAGAAGAGAAGCTCGGTTTGCTAGAGAGGTTGCAATGTTGTCCAAAGTGAAACACAAAAACTTG TTTATTGGCGCTTGCAAGGAACCTATGATGGTTATAGTGACTGAATTACTCACAGGTGGCACATTGCGCAAATATCTCTTGAATTTGAGGCCAAGGAGCTTGGAACTTGATGTGGCAATCGGGTTTGCGCTTGATATTGCTCGTGCAATGGAATGTTTACACTCCCATGGAATTATTCACCGTGACCTTAAACCAG AAAACTTGATATTGACTGCAGACCATAAAACAGTTAAGCTTGCTGATTTTGGTTTGGCAAGAGAAGAATCAGTAACAGAGATGATGACTGCAGAAACAGGAACATACAGGTGGATGGCTCCAGAG CTCTATAGCACAGTCACCTTAAAACATGGAGATAAAAAGCATTATAATCATAAAGTTGATGCCTACAGTTTTGCCATTGTATTGTGGGAGCTCATCCTTAACAGGTTGCCTTTCGAAGGCATGTCGAATTTACAGGCGGCATATGCAGCTGCTTTTAAG AACATGAGGCCCAGTGCCGAAAACCTTCCGGAGGACTTAGCTTTAATAGTGACATCATGTTGGAGGGAAGATCCAAATACAAGGCCAAACTTCAGCCAGATTATACAGATGCTATTGCAATCGCTCTCTAGAATATCACCACGAGCACCTGTGATCCCACCTCGGATATGTGCTTCTGAAAATGTCGTGATGCCACCCGAATCTCCCGGTACAAATTCCTTGATGGCTGTCAGACATGGCTCAGGGGAAGCTTCACACGGCATGATCGAAGAAACGCCAAAAAGCTCCTTCTTCTGCTTTAACAAGTGTTACTGA